CCACCGCCGCGCCCACCAGCGCACTATCGAGGCCCAAACGTTCGCAGATGGCGTGCACCTCGTTGAAATAGCTGATCTTGAGCGCGTTGTAGACGTTGTTGACGTATTTGATCATCTCCGCCTCGGTCGGCGTGCAGCGCACGATCAGCGCGCCGAAGGGAGCGTAGAGCTGATCGAGCAATTCCGCCGTCTGCCGGTCGCTGCAGCCCAGCACCGTGATCCAGGGCCGCGCGAAATCCTGTTCGCTGCTGACAGCGCGGAGAAATTCGGGGTTCATCGCCACGCCGAAGTCGCGTCCGGCGCGCTTGCCCGAAGCGCGCTCCATAATCGGCGTCAGCCGGTCCACGGTGGTGGTCGGCGGAACGGTGCTGCGCACCACCACAGCCACGAACTGATCGGTGCGCGCCAGGCCATGGCCCACATCCAGCGCCGCTGCCTCGATATAGTCCAGCACGATGCGGCCATCCACGCTTGGCGTCGAAACCGCCAGCATCACCACATCCACCTGCAGCCAGTCCACCTTATGGATCGGCATCGCCGTCAGCCCCTCGGCGCACAACCGCGCGATGGTGTCCGGATTGATGTCCACGTAGCTGACCGCGTGCCCCTTTTTGGCGAACCCTTTGCCGGTCGCCTGGCCCACGACCCCCGAACCGATCACGAGAATGCGAGCCATAGCCCTATCCTCCGCAATAAGAAACACAACCCCTTGATCGCGACCGAAACAATCGCGATTGAATTCGTAATCTGATTTGTACAATCTGCGTTGACCGATAGCGGGGAATGTTAGGCAGGATACAGAGTAATGCGCATACAGCAACCCTTTCCGCTCAGTTCGCCGCACCATCTGCGACGAAGATGTTGTTGATCTCGCCTATATAAACGAAATGGAGCCACGATGCGGATACGGGCCCTTTGTTAATTGTTTGTAAGCCTTTGATGAAGACTAATTAATCGCCACTTAATACAACAGCCGTCACCAACGTGACGGCTGCGTTCGGGCACTGAGAAGGGCGGTGATCAGAGGATCAGCATGGCGTCGCCGAAGCTGAAGAAGCGGTAGCGCTGGCGCACGGCCTCGTTGTAGGCGCGCAGAATCTGCTCGCGGCTGGCAAAGGCGCTGACCAGCATGATCAGTGTGGATTTGGGCAGGTGGAAGTTGGTGATCAGCGCATCCACGGCGCGGAAGCGGTAGGGCGGGTAGATGAAGATATCGGTGTCGCCCGCGCAGGGCTGCAGGGTAGGGTGTCCGGCACGCTCGGCCCACTGCGCTGCCGTCTCCAGCACGCGCACCGTTGTTGTGCCCACCGCCACCACGCGCCGACCGGCGGCGCGCGTCTGGTTGATCGCCTCGGCGGTCGCCGGCGGCAGTTCGAACCATTCGCTGTGCATCTTGTGCTGGGCCGGATCATCGACCTGCACCGGACGAAAGGTATCGAGTCCCACATGCAGCGTGACGGTGGCCCAGCCGATGCCCTGCGCCCGCAGCTCCTCGATGAGCTGCGGCGTAAAGTGCAGGCCGGCGGTCGGCGCGGCAGCCGAGCCTGCGGTGCGGCTATACACCGTCTGGTAGCGTTCCGGGTCCTCCAGCGGCGCGTGGATGTAGGGCGGCAGTGGCATGCTGCCCAGGCGCGCCAGGAGCTCCTCCACCGGCTGCGCGAAGCGCAGCAGTCGCCCACCGTGGGGCAGCACCTCCACCACCTCGGCGCTGAGCGCTGCGCCAGTCTGCGCATCTTCGAAGCGCAGCGTCGTGCCGGGACGCACGCCCCGCCCGCCCACCAGCGCTTCCCAGGCGCGATCGTCGCGGCGGCGCAGCAGCAGCACTTCGACCTTGCCGCCGGTGGATTTGCGCCCCCACAGCCGCGCCGGAATGACGCGACTCTCGTTGGCCACCAGCAGGTCACCGGGCTGCAGGTAGCGCCCGAGGTTGCGGAAGTGGTCGTGCGTGATGGCGCCCGTGGCGCGCTCCAGCACCAACAGCCGCGCTGCGTCACGCGGCTCGATCGGACGTTGCGCGATCAGCTCTTCAGGCAGATGGTAATCAAACTCTTCGGTGCGCATAGCATTCACGCGGCTCAGGCTCCTTGGTACTCAATGGTATGCTCCGGCGCGCGTTGCACAAGCGGGACGCGCGCCATGAGGGCCGTGATCTCAGCCGGGGTGGGTGCGCGCTCGCAGGCACCCGGCCACTGGCACTGGAGGCTGGCCGCAGCCACCGCCCAACGCAGCGTCCGTGCCAAGGGCCAGCCCTGTAACCAGCCGTAGATCACTCCGGCTTTGAGCGCATCGCCCGCGCCGGTAGTATCCACCACGTTGATCGCCGGCGGCGTGACCTGCCACCAGCCGCCCTCCGGCGTCAGCGCCCACAGCGGCCGTGGCCCATCGCTGACCACAACCAACGCGCCCGAGCGTGCCGCCACCGCGCGCATCCAGGCGATCGCGTCCTCCACGCCCCAGCGCAGACGCAGCACGGCCCGCGACGTGGTGACGATCGCCGCGCCGGCCAGCCGCGGATCATCAGGACCGCTGACGTCGGCGATCGCCAATGGCCGCGCATGCTGTCGCGCCAGCTCGATCATCGCCTCCATGCCCGGTCCATAGATCGAAACACTGACCAGCCGCGCCGCGCGCAGCTGCGCATCATCAGGCAGCGCCCAGGAGCGCGCTTTCGGCCAGGAGGGAATCATGGTGCGCTCACCGTCGGGCGTGGCCCAGACATAGCAGGTGGGCGTTTGGAGACGGTCATCGTCACGCACCACCAGCGTTGTGTTGGGGCGCGCTGCCAGGCGGGAGCGCACAAACGCGCCCGCCGCATCGCAGCCCAGATCATTGCCGGCCAGCAGCACCGGCACCTCCCAGGCGGCCAGATGCCCGCCGACATTGCAGGGCTCACCGCCCAGGTAGAGTGCCTCGTCCAGGGCATGCAGCCCTTCGCCGGGCCGCGGAAAGCGCGGCAGGCGCAACACCCGGTCGGGTAGGATCGAACCGTAGCAGATCACCATCGCATCGGACCTCACGGCCACAGTGTACCACGTGCGGCCGGGCCCCCTTCCTCGCCCCGCACGCGAGGGGCGATGGGCAACAGTTTGTTGCCTTCGCTGCGCCCATGCGACGCTTGCAGATTTCAAGGCTGCGTGTGATACTCGTGATCGAGCGAGGGTCAGTTGGCCCATGGCAGGCTCTACATTCGAGCGCCCTAGGCTGATAGCGCCGCGCAGCGTCTGGCGAAGGCGCTGCAGCAGGCCGCTTTCGCACATGAGATGATCGATGAGCGACTTCGAGGAACTGTATCGCCAGGCGCGCATGGTCGCCCGTCCGCGCCGCCTTTCGGAGCTGGCCGAAGCCGGCAGCGTGGGCGCAGCGTTGCTGACGGACAGCGGACGCATCTATACCGGGGTCTGTATCGATACCGCCTGCTCGATGGGCTTTTGTGCCGAACATGCCGCCGCTGCCGCAATGGTTAGCGCCGGTGAGAGCCGGGTCGTGCGGATGGTAGCGGTCACATGGCAGGGCAACGTTTTGCCTCCGTGCGGGCGATGCCGCGAATTTCTCAGCCAACTCCATCTGGAGAACATTCAGACCGAAGTGCTGATCAGCCCGGGCCGGATTGTGACCCTGCGTGAGCTCTTGCCCTACGCCTGGCACGCAACCCGCTAGCGCCGCTTGGGGCACGAGCATAGGCATGAGGCGCTCCTCGCCAACGGGCGACACAGCGGACCCGCACCAGGCGCGGCCAGGCGCGAGCCATCGCAGCTAACGGTGGCTGCATCGTACGCCACAGCCACCGTCTTGCATCCGCTGCGCTGCTTCAGCCGCCCTCAGGGCAGCACGCGGAAGAAGGCGCGCGATGGGCCGCCATTGTCCTGGCCGGTCTGCGCGACGAATTCATAGTCGCCTGGTGTCAGTCCCCACTCGCTGGGGCGTACAAAGCGGCGGTAGCGGCCCTCGCCATCGGCACGAGCGATCTGCGGGCCGACCACCACGCTGCCATCGCCGCGCTGGACCACGTAGGTCACTTCCTGGTTGGGCTGCAGGCTCGACAGGCCGATGATCATCACGCCGTCGACGCGGACGCAGTTGGGCTCGATAAACATCGCGTGCGGCGCAGG
This is a stretch of genomic DNA from Kallotenue papyrolyticum. It encodes these proteins:
- a CDS encoding NAD(P)-binding domain-containing protein encodes the protein MARILVIGSGVVGQATGKGFAKKGHAVSYVDINPDTIARLCAEGLTAMPIHKVDWLQVDVVMLAVSTPSVDGRIVLDYIEAAALDVGHGLARTDQFVAVVVRSTVPPTTTVDRLTPIMERASGKRAGRDFGVAMNPEFLRAVSSEQDFARPWITVLGCSDRQTAELLDQLYAPFGALIVRCTPTEAEMIKYVNNVYNALKISYFNEVHAICERLGLDSALVGAAVARSAEGMWNPLYGTRGGVPYGGACLPKDTVAFLQFVRERGFEHLMLEATIAVNERLAQRVPPASSLAQLDAVLEAVRLREAAAMQGLDLPLELPQPQAVVL
- the queA gene encoding tRNA preQ1(34) S-adenosylmethionine ribosyltransferase-isomerase QueA, which encodes MRTEEFDYHLPEELIAQRPIEPRDAARLLVLERATGAITHDHFRNLGRYLQPGDLLVANESRVIPARLWGRKSTGGKVEVLLLRRRDDRAWEALVGGRGVRPGTTLRFEDAQTGAALSAEVVEVLPHGGRLLRFAQPVEELLARLGSMPLPPYIHAPLEDPERYQTVYSRTAGSAAAPTAGLHFTPQLIEELRAQGIGWATVTLHVGLDTFRPVQVDDPAQHKMHSEWFELPPATAEAINQTRAAGRRVVAVGTTTVRVLETAAQWAERAGHPTLQPCAGDTDIFIYPPYRFRAVDALITNFHLPKSTLIMLVSAFASREQILRAYNEAVRQRYRFFSFGDAMLIL
- a CDS encoding carbohydrate kinase family protein — encoded protein: MAVRSDAMVICYGSILPDRVLRLPRFPRPGEGLHALDEALYLGGEPCNVGGHLAAWEVPVLLAGNDLGCDAAGAFVRSRLAARPNTTLVVRDDDRLQTPTCYVWATPDGERTMIPSWPKARSWALPDDAQLRAARLVSVSIYGPGMEAMIELARQHARPLAIADVSGPDDPRLAGAAIVTTSRAVLRLRWGVEDAIAWMRAVAARSGALVVVSDGPRPLWALTPEGGWWQVTPPAINVVDTTGAGDALKAGVIYGWLQGWPLARTLRWAVAAASLQCQWPGACERAPTPAEITALMARVPLVQRAPEHTIEYQGA
- a CDS encoding cytidine deaminase family protein; amino-acid sequence: MSDFEELYRQARMVARPRRLSELAEAGSVGAALLTDSGRIYTGVCIDTACSMGFCAEHAAAAAMVSAGESRVVRMVAVTWQGNVLPPCGRCREFLSQLHLENIQTEVLISPGRIVTLRELLPYAWHATR